A genomic window from Paucibacter sp. KCTC 42545 includes:
- the pstA gene encoding phosphate ABC transporter permease PstA has translation MSTITTAASTASASSIALDGKRLAMHRKRKRVNAIALSLALASMAFGLFWLLWILFETVRLGLGGLSLATFTEMTPPPLAETGGLANAIYGSFMMVGLATVLGTPVGILAGIYLAEYGQKTWLGSAVRFINDILLSAPSIVVGLFIYGLIVARMHSFSGFAGVLALALIVMPVVIRQTENMLSLIPNALREAAYALGTPKWKVIMSVTLKAARAGVLTGILLALARISGETAPLLFTALSNQFWTADMSQPMASLPVTIFKFAMSPYENWQKLAWAGVFIITIGVLLLNILARILFKNKH, from the coding sequence ATGAGCACCATCACGACTGCGGCGTCCACCGCGTCTGCCTCCTCCATCGCCTTGGATGGCAAGCGTCTGGCCATGCACCGCAAGCGCAAGCGCGTCAATGCCATTGCGCTGAGCTTGGCCCTGGCGTCTATGGCCTTCGGCCTGTTCTGGCTGCTGTGGATTTTGTTTGAAACGGTACGTTTGGGTCTGGGTGGCTTGAGCCTGGCTACCTTCACCGAGATGACCCCACCGCCACTGGCGGAAACCGGCGGCCTGGCCAATGCCATCTACGGCTCTTTCATGATGGTGGGTCTGGCAACCGTGCTGGGCACGCCAGTGGGCATCCTGGCCGGCATCTATCTGGCTGAGTACGGCCAGAAGACTTGGCTGGGCAGCGCGGTGCGTTTCATCAACGACATCTTGCTGTCCGCACCCTCCATCGTGGTCGGCCTGTTCATCTACGGCCTGATCGTCGCCCGCATGCACTCCTTCTCTGGCTTTGCCGGTGTGCTGGCCTTGGCGCTGATCGTGATGCCGGTGGTGATCCGCCAGACCGAGAACATGCTGAGCCTGATCCCCAACGCCTTGCGCGAAGCGGCTTACGCTTTGGGTACGCCGAAGTGGAAGGTCATCATGTCCGTCACGCTGAAGGCCGCCCGTGCAGGTGTGCTGACCGGCATCTTGCTGGCACTGGCCCGCATCTCGGGTGAGACGGCGCCGCTGTTGTTCACGGCCCTGTCCAACCAGTTCTGGACGGCGGACATGAGCCAGCCCATGGCGAGCTTGCCTGTCACCATCTTTAAGTTCGCCATGAGCCCCTACGAAAACTGGCAGAAGCTGGCTTGGGCAGGCGTTTTCATCATCACCATTGGCGTGCTGCTGCTGAACATCCTGGCGCGCATCCTCTTCAAGAACAAGCACTGA
- the pstB gene encoding phosphate ABC transporter ATP-binding protein PstB, with protein MDAKVEMPVTERAKLSVRNLNFYYGNFLALKNINLDIPEKKVTAFIGPSGCGKSTLLRTLNRMFELYPDQRAEGEILLDGQNILTSKDDVSLIRAKIGMVFQKPTPFPMSIYDNIAFGVRLFETLPRVEMDERVEWALKKSALWNEVKDKLNQSGSGLSGGQQQRLCIARGIAIKPEILLLDEPCSALDPISTGKIEELIHELKNDYTVAIVTHNMQQAARCSDYTAYMYLGDLIEFGPTAELFMKPKRKDTEDYITGRFG; from the coding sequence ATGGACGCCAAAGTTGAAATGCCCGTGACCGAGCGGGCCAAGCTCTCGGTACGTAATCTGAACTTCTATTACGGCAATTTCCTTGCCCTGAAGAACATCAATCTGGACATCCCAGAGAAGAAGGTCACCGCCTTCATCGGCCCCTCGGGCTGCGGCAAGTCCACCTTGCTGCGCACGCTCAACCGCATGTTTGAGCTCTACCCCGACCAGCGCGCCGAAGGCGAAATCTTGCTCGATGGCCAGAACATTCTGACCAGCAAGGACGACGTCTCGCTGATCCGCGCCAAGATCGGTATGGTCTTTCAAAAGCCCACGCCTTTCCCGATGTCCATCTACGACAACATCGCTTTTGGCGTGCGTTTGTTTGAAACCCTGCCTCGCGTCGAAATGGACGAGCGCGTGGAGTGGGCGCTGAAAAAGTCAGCGCTGTGGAATGAAGTCAAAGACAAGCTGAACCAGAGCGGGTCCGGTTTGTCCGGCGGTCAGCAGCAGCGTTTGTGCATTGCCCGCGGCATCGCGATCAAGCCAGAGATCTTGTTGCTGGACGAGCCTTGCTCGGCCCTGGACCCGATCTCTACCGGCAAGATCGAAGAGTTGATTCACGAGCTGAAAAACGACTACACGGTCGCCATCGTGACGCACAACATGCAGCAAGCCGCGCGTTGCTCGGACTACACGGCGTATATGTACCTGGGTGACCTGATCGAGTTTGGCCCGACGGCCGAGCTGTTCATGAAGCCCAAGCGCAAGGACACCGAGGACTACATCACCGGACGTTTCGGCTGA
- the phoU gene encoding phosphate signaling complex protein PhoU, which produces MSDKHLSTQFDAELSGISTRVLEMGGLVESQVAQAVLALTSFSSEIASAVLKQEEQVNAMEVDIDRDLSSIIARRQPTARDLRLLIAISKTIANLERVGDEAARVARTVQRLINSGVSSRLRLPMSDLAFEAELAIALLRKALDAFARLDVERAIEVLKQDDQIDKEFDGLMRKLITYMMEDPRTISSAIDMVFVAKAIERVGDHAKNLAEVIIYVVKGTDVRHNTPEAVETMVR; this is translated from the coding sequence ATGAGTGACAAACATCTCTCCACGCAATTCGACGCCGAGCTGAGCGGCATTTCCACCCGGGTGTTGGAAATGGGCGGCTTGGTGGAATCGCAGGTGGCACAAGCTGTGCTGGCCCTGACCTCCTTCAGCAGCGAGATCGCTAGCGCCGTGCTCAAGCAAGAAGAGCAGGTCAATGCCATGGAAGTGGACATTGACCGCGACCTCTCCAGCATCATCGCGCGACGCCAGCCGACCGCTCGTGATCTGCGCCTGCTGATCGCGATCTCCAAGACCATCGCCAATCTCGAGCGCGTGGGCGATGAGGCCGCGCGTGTCGCACGCACGGTGCAGCGCCTGATCAATTCGGGTGTTTCCAGCCGTCTGCGTTTGCCCATGTCTGACCTGGCTTTCGAGGCCGAGTTGGCGATTGCGCTGCTGCGCAAGGCGCTGGACGCGTTTGCCCGTCTGGACGTGGAACGCGCGATCGAGGTGCTCAAGCAAGACGACCAGATCGACAAAGAGTTCGACGGCCTGATGCGCAAGCTGATCACCTACATGATGGAAGATCCGCGCACCATCTCTTCCGCCATCGACATGGTGTTTGTTGCCAAGGCCATCGAGCGCGTTGGTGACCATGCCAAGAACCTGGCCGAAGTGATCATCTACGTGGTCAAGGGCACCGACGTGCGTCACAACACGCCGGAAGCCGTTGAGACCATGGTCCGCTGA
- the phoB gene encoding phosphate regulon transcriptional regulator PhoB, whose product MSRILVVEDESAIAELISINLRHAGFEVTIAASADQAQYEVDRVLPDLVVLDWMLPGQSGLALARQWRGAPRTKELPIIMLTARAEETDKVSGLDAGADDYLTKPFSTNELLARIRAVLRRKAPEALDSQVEIGGLNLDPGTRRVSREGSEVKLGPTEFRLLHFLMTHPERVHSRSQLLDRVWGDHVFIEERTVDVHVKRLREALERVNCARMIETVRGAGYRLTQQLSALQA is encoded by the coding sequence ATGAGCCGTATTCTTGTGGTGGAAGATGAGTCGGCGATTGCCGAACTGATTTCGATCAACCTGCGTCACGCTGGCTTCGAGGTCACGATCGCGGCAAGCGCCGATCAAGCCCAATATGAAGTAGACCGGGTGCTGCCCGACTTGGTGGTGCTGGACTGGATGCTGCCTGGCCAATCCGGCTTGGCATTGGCCCGCCAGTGGCGCGGTGCGCCGCGCACCAAGGAATTGCCCATCATCATGCTGACGGCCCGCGCCGAGGAGACTGACAAGGTGTCAGGTCTTGACGCAGGTGCTGATGACTACCTGACCAAGCCGTTTTCGACCAATGAACTACTGGCGCGGATTCGTGCGGTGCTTCGCCGCAAAGCACCCGAGGCGCTGGATTCGCAAGTGGAAATTGGTGGCCTCAATCTTGACCCAGGCACACGCCGGGTTAGCCGCGAAGGCTCGGAAGTGAAGCTGGGTCCGACTGAGTTCCGCCTTCTGCATTTCCTCATGACCCATCCTGAGCGGGTGCACAGTCGCTCGCAATTGCTGGACCGCGTCTGGGGCGACCATGTGTTCATCGAAGAGCGTACGGTTGACGTGCATGTCAAGCGTTTGCGGGAGGCCTTGGAGCGCGTCAACTGCGCCCGCATGATCGAGACCGTGCGAGGTGCGGGTTACCGCCTGACCCAGCAACTCAGCGCCTTGCAAGCCTAA
- the phoR gene encoding phosphate regulon sensor histidine kinase PhoR, which translates to MSWLLPRFVLAALAVCLGAMVGWWTGRFFDLPFLAETLGAASAVGALVVIDAVRGHRLLQWLRGSQQDTAPRDTGLWGELGYRIERAVRDREKVIARERLQLDQFLSAIEASPNGVLMLDAQEQILWCNRVAADHFSLDPQRDLRQRITNLVRSPAFVAFLQEGSFEQTLLLRNVRGFGALSVVIRRYGEGMKLVLSQDITERERSDSMRRDFVANVSHEIRTPLTVLSGFIETMSSLPLTEVERRRVLTLMGQQTQRMQGLVSDLLTLAQLEGSPRPAPDRWVSLDAILARINSDALALSGGKHQIKVQQSTQIDLAGVESELISAAANLVTNAVRYTPAGGQIDVVWRDLADGSGELSVNDTGLGIAREHLPRLTERFYRVDGSRSRETGGTGLGLSIVKHVVQRHGGELQIQSEAGKGSRFNLVFPAVRVRHGAEAALGVEAAFADRQLAD; encoded by the coding sequence GTGAGTTGGCTCTTGCCTCGTTTTGTCTTGGCGGCCTTGGCGGTGTGCCTGGGTGCCATGGTTGGCTGGTGGACAGGCCGTTTCTTCGATCTACCCTTTTTGGCTGAAACCTTGGGAGCTGCCAGCGCGGTAGGTGCTCTGGTCGTGATTGACGCCGTGCGAGGGCATCGGCTCTTGCAATGGCTGCGGGGCTCCCAGCAGGATACAGCGCCTCGTGACACGGGGCTGTGGGGTGAACTCGGCTACCGTATTGAGCGTGCCGTGCGCGATCGCGAGAAGGTGATTGCCCGCGAGCGCTTGCAACTGGACCAGTTCCTGTCCGCCATCGAAGCCTCGCCCAACGGCGTGCTGATGCTGGACGCGCAGGAGCAGATTCTTTGGTGCAACCGGGTGGCGGCCGACCATTTTTCGCTCGACCCGCAACGCGACCTGCGCCAGCGCATCACCAACCTCGTGCGCTCGCCCGCCTTTGTGGCCTTCTTGCAAGAGGGCAGCTTCGAGCAGACCTTGCTGCTGCGCAATGTGCGCGGTTTCGGTGCCTTGTCTGTGGTGATCCGTCGTTATGGCGAAGGCATGAAGCTGGTGCTGTCGCAAGACATCACCGAGCGTGAACGCTCCGACTCGATGCGCCGCGACTTCGTGGCCAATGTCTCGCATGAGATTCGCACGCCCTTGACCGTGTTGTCGGGCTTCATTGAAACCATGAGTTCTTTGCCACTCACAGAAGTGGAGCGCCGCCGCGTCTTGACCTTGATGGGCCAGCAAACACAGCGCATGCAAGGGCTGGTCAGTGACCTCTTGACCCTGGCGCAGTTGGAGGGCAGCCCGCGCCCCGCGCCCGATCGCTGGGTCTCCTTGGACGCGATCTTGGCTCGCATTAACTCCGATGCCCTGGCCTTGTCCGGTGGCAAGCATCAGATCAAGGTGCAGCAGTCCACTCAGATTGACCTGGCGGGCGTGGAGTCCGAGTTGATCAGTGCGGCGGCCAATTTGGTCACCAATGCCGTGCGCTACACGCCGGCCGGTGGGCAGATCGATGTCGTTTGGCGTGACCTGGCCGATGGCTCAGGTGAGCTGAGCGTCAATGACACCGGCCTGGGCATTGCCCGGGAGCATTTGCCGCGTTTGACCGAGCGCTTTTACCGTGTGGACGGCAGCCGCTCGCGGGAAACCGGCGGTACCGGTTTGGGCCTGTCTATCGTCAAGCATGTGGTGCAGCGGCATGGCGGCGAATTGCAAATCCAAAGCGAGGCCGGCAAGGGCTCGCGCTTCAATCTGGTCTTCCCTGCTGTTCGTGTGCGGCATGGGGCTGAGGCAGCCTTAGGTGTTGAGGCGGCGTTCGCCGATCGGCAACTGGCTGATTGA
- a CDS encoding type B 50S ribosomal protein L31, with translation MKDGIHPNYRDVCFVDQSNGFKFVTRSTMGSKETVKLEDGREVPLVKLETTSESHPFYTGQQKSIDNLGGRVEKFRNKFAGFAKK, from the coding sequence ATGAAAGACGGCATTCACCCTAACTACCGCGACGTTTGCTTCGTGGACCAATCCAACGGCTTCAAGTTCGTGACGCGCTCGACCATGGGCAGCAAGGAAACCGTCAAGCTGGAAGACGGTCGCGAAGTGCCGCTGGTCAAGCTGGAAACCACCAGCGAATCGCACCCCTTCTACACCGGCCAACAAAAGAGCATCGACAATCTGGGCGGCCGCGTCGAGAAGTTCCGCAACAAGTTTGCTGGCTTCGCCAAGAAGTAA
- the rho gene encoding transcription termination factor Rho gives MHLSELKALHVSELIKMGEALEIDNVARMRKQELMFAIMKKRAKAGEQVFGDGVLEVLPDGFGFLRSIDDSYMASTDDIYLSPSQIRRFNLHTGDMIEGEVRVPKDGERYFALVKVDRVNELTPEESKHKIMFENLTPLFPREPFKLERDNFKGEENITGRIIDLIAPIGKGQRALIVAQPKTGKTEMMKSIAHALVANHPESHLIVLLVDERPEEVTEMIRTVRGEVISSTFDEPAARHVQVAEMVIERAKRLVELKKDVIILLDSITRLARAYNNVLPSSGKVLTGGVDANALQRPKRFFGAARKVEEGGSLTIIGTALIDTGSRMDEVIYEEFKGTGNCEIHLDRRMAEKRVYPSILINKSGTRREELLLKPEILQKSWILRKLLYNMDEIEAMEFVLDKMKSTKNNLDFFDMMRRGG, from the coding sequence ATGCATCTTTCCGAACTGAAAGCGCTTCACGTCTCCGAGCTCATCAAGATGGGCGAGGCGCTGGAGATCGACAACGTCGCCCGCATGCGCAAGCAGGAGTTGATGTTTGCGATCATGAAAAAGCGCGCCAAGGCTGGCGAGCAAGTCTTCGGCGACGGCGTGCTGGAGGTCTTGCCTGACGGCTTCGGCTTCCTGCGTTCCATCGACGACAGCTATATGGCGTCCACCGACGACATCTATCTGAGCCCGAGCCAGATCCGCCGCTTCAATCTCCACACCGGCGACATGATCGAAGGTGAAGTGCGCGTGCCCAAAGACGGCGAGCGCTACTTTGCCCTGGTCAAGGTCGACCGCGTCAACGAACTGACGCCCGAGGAGAGCAAGCACAAGATCATGTTCGAGAACTTGACGCCGCTGTTCCCACGGGAACCGTTCAAGCTCGAGCGCGACAACTTCAAGGGCGAAGAAAACATCACCGGTCGCATCATTGATTTGATCGCCCCCATCGGCAAAGGCCAGCGCGCCCTGATCGTCGCGCAGCCCAAGACCGGCAAGACCGAGATGATGAAGAGCATCGCGCACGCGCTGGTCGCCAATCATCCCGAGTCGCACCTGATCGTGCTGCTGGTGGACGAGCGCCCCGAAGAAGTGACCGAGATGATCCGCACCGTGCGCGGTGAAGTGATCAGCTCCACTTTCGACGAACCAGCCGCTCGCCACGTGCAAGTGGCCGAGATGGTGATCGAACGCGCCAAGCGCCTGGTGGAACTCAAGAAAGACGTGATCATCCTGCTGGACTCGATCACCCGCCTGGCTCGCGCCTACAACAACGTCTTGCCTTCGTCGGGCAAGGTGTTGACCGGTGGCGTGGACGCCAACGCCCTGCAGCGCCCCAAGCGCTTCTTCGGTGCGGCGCGTAAGGTCGAAGAAGGCGGCTCGCTGACCATCATCGGCACCGCGCTGATCGACACTGGCAGCCGCATGGACGAAGTGATCTACGAAGAGTTCAAGGGCACCGGCAACTGCGAAATCCATCTGGATCGCCGCATGGCCGAGAAGCGCGTCTACCCTTCGATCTTGATCAACAAGTCCGGCACCCGCCGCGAAGAGTTGCTGCTCAAGCCCGAGATCCTGCAAAAGAGCTGGATCTTGCGCAAGCTGCTCTACAACATGGACGAGATCGAGGCGATGGAGTTCGTGCTGGACAAGATGAAGTCCACCAAAAACAACCTCGACTTCTTCGACATGATGAGGCGAGGCGGCTAA
- the trxA gene encoding thioredoxin TrxA gives MSSELIKHISDASFETDVIQAGKPVLVDYWAEWCGPCKMIAPILDEVSKDYGDRLQITKMNVDENREVPAKFGIRGIPTLMLFKDGQLAATKVGALSKTQLTAFLDANL, from the coding sequence ATGAGCAGCGAACTGATCAAACATATTTCCGACGCCTCTTTTGAGACCGATGTCATCCAAGCCGGCAAGCCCGTGCTGGTGGACTACTGGGCCGAATGGTGCGGCCCCTGCAAGATGATTGCCCCCATCCTGGACGAAGTCTCCAAGGACTACGGCGACCGCCTGCAAATCACCAAGATGAATGTGGACGAGAACCGTGAAGTGCCCGCCAAGTTCGGCATCCGCGGCATCCCCACATTGATGTTGTTCAAGGACGGCCAGCTGGCCGCCACCAAGGTTGGCGCATTGTCCAAGACACAATTGACTGCCTTCCTGGACGCTAACCTATAA
- a CDS encoding OPT family oligopeptide transporter, with amino-acid sequence MAIQQLTDEQIRNWTRAQKDEWWFKNIFRGDMPQLTLRSALTGFLLGAVLAATSLYIGGKTGIGIGVGLTSVILSFALFRALNNSGLTSDYTILENNCTQSIATAAGYAVSPLFSSLAAYMLITGRIIPWWQMMIWIVVVSILGVLVAFPMKRRFINEEQLPFPEGRASGVVLDSLYNGDAGSGVFKARLLGYVAVGTGLYQALVSDGWMKLLQFKILRMDQWAGMSAPWTFHERLDTYYYQAAVKADLWIPKILGVDFRTLGLRFTLDAAMLGVGGLMGIAVASSVLLGSFVNFVILAPIMIQAGDIVQRVAPNGSLVPISRAEIVNQWSMWWGVTMMVVGALVGLLAKPELFTSAFKSLGKKKSAAEQGPDLLADIEVPLWVSFVGVPIFSVLGAWVTHAFFGVPWLLALISLPLIFVLTVICTNAMALTSWTPTGALSKITQFTMGAIDRTNPASNLLPAGMTSEVASNAANLLSDIKPGYMLGGKPRHQAVGHVIGIFAGVMACVPLYFLLFLPADANGLRSTTTIVSEQFAMPAALQWKGVAEIIAKGVQGLPASAIVAMVVAAVCAAAIEIARIIFKGRFPLSAVSIGLGVVLPPESVIAMFAGALLFWLMGRRHKAPGTPGNRVWVEGCEPICAGLISGAALMGIGNAIVNVMLG; translated from the coding sequence ATGGCTATCCAACAATTGACCGACGAGCAGATCCGCAACTGGACGCGGGCGCAAAAAGACGAGTGGTGGTTCAAGAACATCTTCCGTGGCGATATGCCGCAGCTGACGCTGCGCTCCGCGCTGACGGGCTTTTTGCTCGGCGCCGTTCTGGCAGCGACATCGCTCTACATCGGCGGCAAGACGGGCATCGGCATCGGGGTTGGGCTGACCTCGGTGATTCTGTCCTTTGCCCTGTTTCGCGCCCTGAATAATTCGGGCCTGACCAGCGACTACACGATTCTCGAAAACAACTGCACCCAGTCCATCGCCACGGCGGCGGGCTATGCGGTGTCGCCTTTGTTCTCGAGCCTGGCGGCTTATATGTTGATCACCGGGCGCATCATTCCCTGGTGGCAGATGATGATCTGGATCGTTGTGGTCTCGATCCTGGGTGTGCTGGTGGCTTTCCCGATGAAGCGCCGCTTCATCAATGAAGAACAACTGCCTTTCCCCGAAGGTCGCGCCAGTGGCGTGGTGCTGGACTCGCTTTACAACGGCGATGCCGGCAGTGGTGTTTTCAAGGCGCGTTTGCTGGGCTATGTGGCTGTGGGCACGGGCCTCTACCAAGCGCTGGTCAGCGACGGCTGGATGAAGCTCTTGCAGTTCAAGATCCTGCGCATGGATCAGTGGGCCGGCATGAGCGCGCCCTGGACCTTCCATGAGCGCCTGGATACCTATTACTACCAGGCGGCGGTCAAGGCTGATTTGTGGATCCCGAAAATTCTGGGTGTGGACTTCCGCACGCTGGGTCTGCGTTTCACGCTGGACGCGGCCATGCTGGGCGTTGGTGGCTTGATGGGCATCGCCGTCGCTAGCAGCGTCTTGCTGGGCTCTTTTGTCAACTTCGTCATCCTGGCCCCCATCATGATTCAGGCGGGCGACATCGTTCAGCGCGTCGCGCCTAATGGCAGCCTGGTGCCAATTTCGCGCGCCGAGATCGTCAACCAATGGTCGATGTGGTGGGGTGTGACGATGATGGTGGTGGGTGCTTTGGTGGGCCTGCTGGCCAAGCCGGAGCTGTTCACCAGCGCCTTCAAGAGCCTTGGTAAGAAGAAGAGTGCGGCCGAGCAAGGCCCGGATCTGTTGGCCGATATCGAAGTGCCGCTGTGGGTGTCCTTTGTTGGTGTGCCCATCTTCAGCGTGCTGGGCGCCTGGGTCACTCACGCCTTTTTTGGTGTGCCGTGGCTGCTCGCCCTGATCTCCCTGCCTTTGATCTTTGTGCTGACGGTGATCTGCACCAATGCCATGGCGCTGACTTCGTGGACGCCGACCGGCGCGCTGTCCAAGATCACCCAGTTCACCATGGGTGCGATTGACCGAACCAACCCGGCCAGCAATTTGTTGCCTGCCGGCATGACTTCGGAAGTGGCTTCCAATGCGGCCAATCTGCTGTCCGACATCAAGCCCGGCTATATGTTGGGCGGCAAGCCGCGGCATCAGGCCGTCGGCCATGTGATCGGCATTTTTGCCGGCGTGATGGCTTGCGTGCCGCTGTATTTCTTGCTGTTCCTGCCGGCCGATGCCAATGGCCTGCGCTCCACCACGACCATCGTGTCCGAGCAATTCGCCATGCCTGCTGCCCTGCAGTGGAAGGGCGTGGCCGAGATCATCGCTAAGGGCGTGCAAGGCCTGCCGGCCTCGGCCATCGTGGCCATGGTGGTGGCGGCGGTTTGCGCGGCTGCCATCGAGATTGCGCGCATCATCTTCAAGGGTCGCTTCCCCTTGTCGGCCGTGTCTATCGGTCTGGGTGTGGTGCTGCCGCCTGAGTCGGTGATCGCCATGTTCGCCGGTGCCTTGCTGTTCTGGCTGATGGGTCGCCGCCACAAGGCACCTGGCACGCCCGGCAATCGCGTTTGGGTGGAAGGCTGCGAGCCGATCTGCGCCGGCCTGATCTCGGGTGCTGCCTTGATGGGCATCGGCAACGCCATCGTCAACGTCATGCTGGGTTAA
- a CDS encoding glutathione S-transferase N-terminal domain-containing protein, protein MIDLYSWATPNGHKVHIMLEECGLPYRVIPVNIGTGAQFEPKFLKLSPNNKIPALLDPDGPDGKAIHLFESGAILLYLAGKTGRFLPPDTHGKYEVLQWLMFQMSSVGPMLGQAHHFRVYAKEKIDYAIQRYSSEAQRLYGVMNTRLASSKYIGGPEYSIADMAVFPWLRSWKSQGVKMGDYPYLKGWFDEIAGRPAVRRGLEVLADMRQAQLDEQAHEVLFGEQQYRKHPLH, encoded by the coding sequence ATGATCGATCTTTACTCATGGGCCACGCCAAACGGCCACAAAGTTCACATCATGTTGGAAGAATGCGGCTTACCCTATCGGGTGATCCCCGTGAACATTGGCACCGGGGCACAGTTTGAACCCAAATTTCTCAAGCTAAGCCCGAATAACAAGATTCCTGCCCTGCTAGACCCCGACGGGCCTGACGGCAAAGCCATTCACTTGTTTGAATCCGGCGCCATTCTTCTCTACCTCGCAGGCAAGACCGGCCGCTTTCTACCGCCTGATACACACGGCAAATACGAAGTCCTGCAGTGGCTGATGTTCCAGATGAGCAGTGTCGGCCCCATGCTGGGTCAAGCCCACCATTTCCGCGTCTACGCCAAAGAAAAAATCGACTACGCCATTCAGCGCTACAGCAGTGAAGCACAGCGACTTTACGGCGTGATGAATACCCGCCTGGCCAGCAGCAAATACATCGGTGGCCCCGAATACAGCATTGCCGATATGGCCGTCTTCCCCTGGTTGCGCTCCTGGAAAAGTCAGGGCGTGAAAATGGGCGACTACCCGTATCTGAAGGGCTGGTTCGATGAGATCGCCGGCCGCCCGGCAGTGCGGCGCGGCCTGGAGGTGCTGGCCGATATGCGCCAGGCACAACTGGATGAGCAAGCGCATGAGGTGCTCTTCGGCGAGCAACAGTACCGCAAACATCCCCTGCACTGA
- a CDS encoding phosphotransferase, protein MDAFTGTRALTQSLDLEALSTWLTAHLPGFAGPLSIEQFKGGQSNPTYKLITPSGSYVMRSKPGPVAKLLPSAHAIEREFTVMRALADSAVPVPQMLALCEDESVIGRAFYIMAFMPGRVLWDPSLPGMTPAERGAIFDEMNRVIAALHKVDFSACGLAEYGKPGNYFERQIGRWSKQYLASVTEPIPAMDELIAWLPAHIPASARDPSEVAIVHGDFRLDNLVFHPDKPEVMAVLDWELSTLGHPLADFSYHCMTWHIQSSGAARGLGGKDLAALGIPDELSYVRRYCERTGRADVDRVMQDWNFYLAYNLFRIAAILQGIAKRVVDGTASSQQAREAGAGARPLAELAWQFAQRG, encoded by the coding sequence ATGGATGCATTCACCGGTACTCGCGCCCTCACCCAAAGCCTTGATCTGGAGGCACTGAGTACTTGGCTGACTGCCCATCTGCCGGGCTTTGCCGGCCCCTTGAGCATCGAGCAGTTCAAAGGCGGGCAGTCCAACCCGACCTACAAACTCATCACACCAAGCGGCAGCTATGTGATGCGCAGCAAGCCCGGCCCGGTGGCCAAGCTGCTGCCCTCGGCCCACGCGATTGAGCGCGAGTTCACCGTGATGCGCGCCCTGGCCGACAGCGCCGTGCCGGTACCGCAGATGCTGGCCTTGTGCGAAGACGAATCCGTGATCGGCCGCGCCTTCTACATCATGGCTTTCATGCCCGGCCGCGTACTCTGGGACCCCAGCCTGCCCGGCATGACGCCGGCTGAGCGCGGCGCCATCTTTGATGAAATGAACCGCGTCATCGCGGCCCTGCACAAGGTCGACTTCAGCGCATGCGGCCTGGCCGAATACGGCAAGCCGGGCAACTATTTCGAACGCCAGATCGGACGCTGGAGCAAGCAGTACCTGGCCTCGGTGACCGAGCCCATCCCGGCCATGGATGAATTGATTGCCTGGCTGCCGGCCCACATTCCCGCATCGGCACGCGACCCCAGCGAGGTCGCCATCGTGCACGGCGACTTCCGCCTCGACAACCTAGTTTTCCATCCCGATAAGCCCGAGGTGATGGCGGTGCTGGACTGGGAGCTGTCGACCCTGGGCCACCCGCTGGCCGACTTCAGCTACCACTGCATGACCTGGCATATCCAGTCCTCCGGCGCAGCGCGTGGCTTGGGCGGTAAAGACCTGGCAGCCCTGGGCATCCCGGATGAGCTCAGCTATGTGCGCCGCTACTGTGAGCGCACCGGCCGCGCCGATGTGGACCGCGTGATGCAGGACTGGAATTTCTATCTGGCCTACAACCTGTTCCGCATTGCGGCGATTCTGCAAGGCATTGCCAAGCGCGTGGTGGACGGCACCGCGTCCAGCCAGCAAGCCCGCGAGGCCGGCGCCGGCGCCCGCCCGCTGGCGGAATTGGCCTGGCAGTTCGCGCAGCGGGGCTGA